One part of the Salinimonas iocasae genome encodes these proteins:
- a CDS encoding zinc ribbon domain-containing protein, which produces MALIDCPSCSKKISDKADSCPHCGFGLADASSEDILRKQQLKKFQKLQSIQNQSMFAMLLFVAGFGFMYWGGSAKGDLQYNLAVLSVVVGFIWYIVNRVRILIIKRFSS; this is translated from the coding sequence ATGGCACTAATCGATTGCCCATCCTGTAGTAAAAAAATCTCGGATAAAGCTGACAGTTGTCCACATTGTGGATTTGGTCTGGCTGATGCATCGTCCGAAGATATTTTGCGTAAGCAACAGCTGAAGAAGTTTCAAAAGCTCCAAAGTATTCAAAATCAGTCAATGTTTGCAATGCTGTTGTTTGTCGCCGGTTTTGGCTTTATGTACTGGGGCGGCTCAGCGAAGGGCGATTTGCAATACAATCTCGCCGTACTTTCGGTGGTTGTTGGTTTTATCTGGTACATCGTTAACCGGGTTCGTATTTTAATTATCAAACGTTTTTCATCATGA
- a CDS encoding YeaC family protein has product MNIEALLDAMTPEVYDRLRQAVETGKWPDGTPLTAEQCESTMQAVMLYQSKVAHSNEHMTVNEQGEIVHKSKRDFQQSLKASNQEIARFKQDDL; this is encoded by the coding sequence ATGAATATAGAAGCACTTCTGGATGCAATGACACCTGAGGTTTATGACCGTTTGCGCCAGGCCGTCGAGACGGGAAAATGGCCCGATGGTACACCTCTGACAGCCGAGCAGTGCGAGAGCACCATGCAGGCTGTCATGCTGTATCAGTCAAAGGTCGCTCACTCAAATGAGCATATGACGGTTAATGAACAGGGTGAGATTGTTCATAAAAGTAAACGGGACTTTCAACAGTCCCTGAAAGCGTCCAATCAGGAAATAGCGCGGTTTAAACAAGATGATCTTTAA
- a CDS encoding DUF349 domain-containing protein — MIFKRLFKPAHQSADASIRKAAVDKLSPQKPQEKSALHELAFNDSDPGVTLAALHRLDKFALWQKTAQLSRFDVVKRTARQEVEKAVLAEQGRELDNQQRIDYLKESADSDLVRRALMKPVEGLDDSTTLQLLSKVGQDDFTLQYYQNQASEKIREALIQNASDAQLDKFLRKESSDTLIRIIDEHKQARDEQKRKPEAVQQALTLLLSKLKALLNKADYAEIKRRQLLLVDEYHQLSNEFTWLDNEAQARAADKFKTLHARVDAHLEMLRPAWEEAQQSEQRQALLADAHSAANTAFQAVNALYGEDRTAVAMASVEHANTCLEALEHAISQLPDKRLLSADSREQARLTHTLERLGHLVAIFPTQQHLAKQFETFLETADEQQAVTQEALDALEQEYDAYVQKIEQMPEAWLSQWRDIRKRHRKALKSAKEASDEKTKSVRRLLSIVGSLISEGRYKAALSRYSNLKAEFDSLSNADQSRLQRRFEDVRSQVERLEGWQSYLAAPRKPELLTQAEMLASQRPDSIKARAKQIKVLREQWQSLTKPGDNSEESVQFDAALEKAFAPCREHYAKQEEIREQAKQERLKLIEAVNQLSASQEDITAIAKRYEQLKQEWRNAGQVEKATYEALKKQWGEASSSVNQRVTQWHLENREQKQSLIDAVNALQEIEDRQAAATQAQHLQKEWKQVGHAGPKHENKLWRAFKQANDTLFDALKSQQADIKEKQKVEAQQWINMIDALLAELSETDASAAQGQLDKIKADAGALSKAVPKLDKKLKFAETMLRDARNHKRKDARKAEYRALLSGLSAWTDADSPATDQIPDEVWRAMNKQHQSVMLKPLVVNADRGWFTTQLELLADCPSPEAFLAQRQDIQLAMMMDKLESGESYSLNDTLLRWISCGPVTQDDSAAYTRLREVIEQRLINHDKKSIEQ, encoded by the coding sequence ATGATCTTTAAACGTTTATTTAAGCCTGCCCATCAAAGTGCAGATGCCAGTATACGCAAAGCTGCTGTTGACAAGTTATCGCCCCAAAAGCCTCAGGAAAAGTCAGCGCTGCATGAGCTCGCTTTTAATGATTCGGACCCGGGCGTGACGCTGGCTGCACTGCACAGATTGGACAAATTTGCATTGTGGCAAAAGACAGCGCAGTTATCCCGCTTTGATGTGGTAAAGCGCACAGCGCGTCAAGAGGTTGAAAAAGCCGTACTGGCAGAGCAGGGCAGGGAGCTCGATAATCAGCAACGTATTGATTATCTGAAGGAGTCGGCAGACAGCGACCTGGTACGCCGCGCGTTAATGAAACCGGTCGAAGGGCTTGACGATAGCACTACGTTGCAGCTGTTAAGTAAAGTCGGTCAGGATGATTTTACCCTTCAATATTACCAGAACCAGGCTTCTGAAAAAATTCGTGAAGCGTTGATTCAGAATGCTTCTGACGCGCAACTAGATAAATTTCTGCGTAAGGAATCCAGCGATACGCTGATTCGCATTATTGACGAGCACAAGCAGGCGCGTGATGAACAGAAGCGTAAACCAGAAGCGGTTCAGCAGGCTTTGACATTACTATTGTCAAAACTGAAGGCGTTACTGAATAAAGCAGATTATGCAGAAATTAAGCGTCGTCAGTTGTTGCTTGTTGATGAGTACCATCAGCTAAGTAATGAGTTCACCTGGCTGGATAACGAGGCGCAAGCGCGCGCCGCAGATAAATTCAAAACGCTGCACGCAAGAGTCGATGCGCACCTGGAAATGTTACGCCCGGCGTGGGAAGAAGCACAGCAGTCTGAACAGAGACAAGCATTACTTGCTGATGCGCATAGTGCAGCTAATACTGCTTTTCAGGCAGTAAACGCGTTATATGGCGAAGATCGTACTGCTGTTGCAATGGCATCCGTTGAGCATGCTAATACTTGCCTGGAGGCGCTCGAGCACGCAATCAGTCAATTGCCAGATAAGCGCTTATTGTCAGCTGATTCGCGTGAACAAGCCAGGCTGACTCATACCCTTGAGCGGTTGGGACACCTTGTCGCCATTTTTCCTACACAGCAGCACCTTGCTAAACAATTTGAGACATTTCTTGAGACTGCGGACGAACAGCAGGCTGTGACGCAGGAAGCGCTCGATGCGCTTGAACAAGAATACGATGCTTATGTGCAAAAAATCGAACAGATGCCTGAAGCCTGGTTATCGCAATGGCGGGATATTCGAAAACGTCACAGGAAAGCGCTCAAATCTGCAAAAGAAGCGAGCGATGAAAAAACAAAATCGGTCAGACGATTGCTAAGTATAGTAGGTAGCCTGATTAGCGAGGGCCGTTACAAAGCGGCGCTTTCACGCTATTCAAATTTAAAAGCGGAGTTTGATTCACTCAGTAATGCAGATCAGAGTCGCTTACAGCGACGGTTTGAAGATGTTCGATCGCAAGTCGAGCGCCTTGAAGGATGGCAATCCTATCTGGCGGCACCACGCAAACCAGAATTATTGACCCAGGCAGAAATGCTGGCAAGTCAGCGCCCCGACAGTATCAAAGCCCGGGCAAAGCAGATAAAGGTGTTGCGAGAGCAATGGCAAAGCCTGACGAAGCCTGGTGATAACAGCGAAGAATCTGTTCAATTTGACGCGGCCCTGGAAAAGGCGTTCGCCCCCTGCAGAGAGCACTATGCGAAGCAGGAGGAAATCCGTGAACAGGCCAAACAGGAGCGGCTGAAACTCATTGAAGCGGTCAATCAGCTTTCAGCTTCTCAGGAAGACATCACAGCGATTGCGAAACGCTATGAACAGCTTAAACAGGAATGGCGTAATGCCGGTCAGGTTGAAAAGGCAACTTATGAAGCACTTAAAAAGCAGTGGGGTGAAGCCTCTTCTTCTGTAAACCAGCGCGTTACTCAATGGCATCTTGAAAACCGTGAACAGAAGCAAAGCTTAATCGATGCGGTAAATGCGTTGCAGGAGATAGAGGATCGTCAGGCCGCTGCGACTCAGGCTCAACATCTGCAAAAAGAATGGAAGCAGGTTGGTCATGCTGGTCCGAAGCACGAAAACAAGCTGTGGCGTGCATTTAAGCAGGCGAATGATACATTATTCGATGCTTTAAAATCTCAGCAGGCAGATATAAAAGAAAAACAGAAAGTTGAAGCACAGCAGTGGATTAACATGATTGACGCTTTACTGGCGGAACTTTCTGAGACCGATGCTTCTGCAGCGCAGGGTCAGCTTGATAAAATTAAAGCTGATGCCGGAGCATTAAGCAAAGCGGTTCCAAAGTTGGATAAGAAGCTGAAATTTGCAGAAACTATGCTGCGTGATGCCCGCAACCATAAGCGTAAGGATGCCAGAAAGGCAGAGTATCGTGCGCTGTTAAGTGGCTTAAGCGCCTGGACTGATGCAGACAGTCCTGCTACAGACCAGATTCCTGATGAAGTCTGGCGCGCCATGAATAAACAGCACCAGTCGGTAATGCTTAAGCCTCTTGTCGTTAACGCAGACCGCGGCTGGTTTACCACGCAGTTAGAGCTACTCGCTGATTGTCCAAGTCCTGAAGCTTTCTTAGCTCAGCGGCAGGATATTCAACTGGCAATGATGATGGATAAACTGGAAAGCGGTGAGTCGTACTCATTAAATGATACTTTACTCAGGTGGATTTCCTGCGGACCGGTTACGCAAGATGACTCTGCTGCGTATACACGACTTCGCGAAGTGATTGAGCAGCGCCTGATTAATCACGATAAAAAGAGCATTGAACAATGA
- a CDS encoding Fis family transcriptional regulator, translated as MNKTFQKREKALVAALTRACETAKSWDSGFLWLTHTVRHNDFPDSLVITCVFSLDAELVAVKEQGIDKKLCVLIQKQMNDSGLVVKNVQRHMRMDSEESCLREDAGNWEKRLNKQCF; from the coding sequence ATGAATAAAACATTTCAAAAAAGGGAAAAGGCCTTAGTCGCCGCGCTAACCCGTGCCTGTGAAACTGCGAAGTCCTGGGATAGCGGGTTTCTATGGTTAACTCACACTGTCCGACATAACGACTTTCCCGACAGTCTTGTAATCACTTGTGTTTTTAGCTTGGACGCTGAACTTGTAGCGGTGAAAGAGCAGGGTATAGACAAAAAATTGTGTGTGCTTATACAGAAACAAATGAATGATTCAGGTCTGGTAGTTAAAAATGTTCAGCGCCACATGCGCATGGATAGCGAAGAAAGTTGTCTGCGAGAAGATGCCGGCAACTGGGAAAAACGGCTTAATAAGCAGTGCTTTTAG
- a CDS encoding OprO/OprP family phosphate-selective porin, with translation MNKLSFALFCLAVASQSNAKSNQDFDNDTANKYEERLSGLEQQFESSSRQVSLGGRLQIDFNGFNGAYNADNGGDFGAELFPRRARLSVDGERTDLEYKMILEFAEDTIEILLLRFEYVGFDDGPVIKFGKIREDISLDALTSSKHMALIERASVANTMSPYFRWGVSANQYFPTTGLRYAFGIYKNDAFGANGKDTDGALALAASGRLTWNLALDHEQLFHAGGWSSYREFGDEQLNGAFARAEIREPNVRLVDYSAGGQLVRLDYLSQHGFEAAWQNGPLLIQGEYAERRISTSDTSSELNRATYAGYYIQASYMLTGEHKFYSTSSARFNQPKGVANAWEIAVRASSMDATSDLQGTRAQSYTLGVSYYIDEDTKIMVNGIRSSVSGPGTLALVNTNTEGNAITARFHYDF, from the coding sequence ATGAATAAATTATCTTTTGCCCTGTTCTGCCTGGCAGTGGCGTCACAATCAAATGCGAAGAGTAATCAAGACTTCGACAACGACACAGCAAACAAATACGAAGAAAGGCTAAGCGGGCTTGAACAGCAGTTTGAAAGTAGCTCCCGTCAGGTATCCCTTGGAGGTCGTCTTCAGATAGATTTCAATGGCTTTAACGGCGCGTATAACGCTGATAATGGCGGAGACTTTGGCGCAGAACTTTTTCCCCGCCGCGCCCGTCTTTCAGTGGATGGGGAGCGCACCGACCTTGAGTATAAAATGATTCTCGAGTTTGCTGAAGACACCATAGAAATTTTACTACTAAGGTTTGAATACGTCGGCTTTGATGATGGCCCTGTCATTAAGTTTGGGAAAATCAGAGAAGATATTTCACTCGATGCGCTAACAAGCTCTAAGCACATGGCACTTATAGAGAGGGCTAGTGTCGCAAATACAATGTCTCCCTATTTCCGTTGGGGAGTGTCAGCAAATCAATACTTTCCAACCACAGGCCTGCGTTACGCATTTGGTATCTATAAAAATGACGCATTTGGTGCAAATGGGAAGGACACAGATGGTGCATTAGCGCTAGCTGCTTCGGGTCGATTAACCTGGAATCTTGCACTTGACCATGAACAACTCTTTCACGCTGGAGGATGGAGTTCATACCGTGAATTCGGTGACGAACAACTCAACGGTGCTTTCGCCCGTGCAGAAATTCGTGAGCCGAATGTTCGACTCGTGGACTACAGTGCCGGCGGTCAATTAGTTCGCCTTGATTATCTTTCTCAGCATGGGTTTGAAGCAGCTTGGCAAAATGGACCGCTGCTTATACAGGGTGAGTACGCAGAGCGACGAATATCGACCAGCGATACAAGCTCCGAATTGAATCGGGCCACCTACGCTGGCTATTACATTCAAGCAAGTTACATGCTGACCGGTGAGCACAAATTCTATTCTACATCCAGTGCACGTTTCAATCAGCCTAAAGGTGTAGCGAACGCATGGGAGATTGCGGTAAGAGCTTCATCTATGGATGCGACGAGCGATTTGCAAGGCACCAGGGCGCAAAGTTACACCTTGGGCGTGTCTTACTACATCGATGAAGACACCAAAATAATGGTAAATGGCATTCGCAGTAGTGTTTCAGGTCCGGGCACGCTTGCACTGGTGAACACCAATACTGAAGGAAACGCGATTACGGCGCGTTTTCATTATGATTTTTAG
- a CDS encoding Bug family tripartite tricarboxylate transporter substrate binding protein — MQLRLLSFLLFLGVSIGAVAKDHFLIPGGPGGGWDTTARGIGEALMKSGISDNASFQNMSGGGGGRAIAYLIELGNRQGDMLMVNSTPIVIRALTGQVPYSYHDLKPVASIIADYGAFVVRDDSPFKTWDDAIDELRDDIRAITIAGGSARGSMDHLVAALAVNAADLNGARIRYIPYDAGGQAKAGLLSGEIQMLSTGLSEALEIAQSGQARILAVTAPEPIPAYPELPTLKSMGYETSFANWRGLFASPDTPDSKVEEYVRRYRKLMQTEAWAKVRDRNGWMDLFRPTDKFQADLREQEAQLEVLMTKLGFIR; from the coding sequence GTGCAATTAAGACTATTAAGTTTTTTATTATTTTTGGGAGTTAGCATCGGCGCAGTAGCGAAGGACCACTTTCTTATACCCGGTGGGCCAGGTGGGGGATGGGATACTACTGCCCGGGGTATCGGTGAGGCGCTGATGAAATCAGGTATATCTGATAACGCATCTTTTCAAAATATGTCCGGAGGTGGCGGCGGGCGGGCGATTGCTTACCTGATTGAACTAGGCAACCGGCAGGGTGACATGTTGATGGTTAACTCTACTCCTATTGTTATCCGAGCGCTGACCGGCCAAGTCCCATATAGCTACCACGACCTGAAGCCAGTCGCCAGTATCATTGCTGATTATGGTGCTTTCGTTGTTCGCGACGACTCGCCTTTTAAAACGTGGGATGACGCCATTGATGAGTTGCGTGATGATATTCGCGCGATAACCATCGCCGGAGGTTCAGCCAGAGGAAGCATGGACCATCTGGTTGCTGCGCTAGCCGTAAATGCTGCCGATCTAAATGGCGCACGGATACGCTATATCCCATACGATGCGGGCGGTCAGGCTAAAGCAGGTTTGCTTTCCGGGGAAATACAGATGCTATCCACCGGGCTTAGTGAGGCGCTGGAAATTGCCCAAAGTGGCCAGGCCCGAATCCTTGCTGTAACGGCACCTGAACCAATACCTGCGTATCCTGAATTACCAACACTAAAGTCTATGGGCTATGAGACAAGTTTCGCAAACTGGCGTGGATTGTTTGCTTCGCCTGACACGCCTGATTCGAAGGTTGAAGAGTACGTGAGGCGTTATCGCAAACTGATGCAAACCGAAGCATGGGCAAAAGTCAGAGATCGCAATGGGTGGATGGATTTGTTTAGACCTACCGATAAGTTTCAGGCAGACCTTCGAGAGCAAGAAGCACAACTTGAAGTTCTGATGACCAAATTAGGTTTTATTCGTTAG
- a CDS encoding tripartite tricarboxylate transporter TctB family protein has protein sequence MLIRQVLGPGLFLTFFTIYGIYAWQIPLLPFEKYEVVDSSTLPKLYAGLGLLFSFLGVVTQIIKYSEGTGSQKPLGLKFVNIKQIGLVVLLMVIYSFLLEPLGFIVATLLFLLTGFWVMGERRSRVLLLSSVPVVVVFWLLMTQLLDIYLATGTFWS, from the coding sequence ATGCTTATCAGACAAGTATTGGGCCCGGGATTATTTCTGACCTTTTTCACTATCTACGGCATTTACGCCTGGCAAATTCCGTTATTGCCATTTGAAAAATATGAAGTGGTTGACTCATCAACGCTACCAAAACTATATGCAGGATTAGGTTTGCTCTTCAGCTTTTTAGGGGTGGTTACACAAATTATAAAATACAGCGAAGGTACCGGTTCGCAAAAACCTCTTGGTCTTAAATTCGTCAATATAAAGCAAATAGGACTGGTAGTTTTACTAATGGTGATCTACAGCTTCCTACTAGAACCACTAGGTTTCATTGTCGCTACACTGCTATTCCTTTTAACAGGTTTTTGGGTCATGGGTGAACGCCGGAGTAGGGTGCTCCTGCTCTCCTCAGTCCCGGTAGTCGTCGTATTCTGGCTACTCATGACCCAACTTCTCGATATCTATCTTGCCACTGGCACTTTCTGGAGTTAA